In Mytilus trossulus isolate FHL-02 chromosome 6, PNRI_Mtr1.1.1.hap1, whole genome shotgun sequence, a single window of DNA contains:
- the LOC134723733 gene encoding hemagglutinin/amebocyte aggregation factor-like: protein MEILIPLFIIIFTLHSANGYNWANTYDKPFEFVCPAGTAISEIHSEHDNHHEDRIFAFQCRVTEIKQHTLCHWSSYANDFDQFFSYQCANHGFITGIQSYHDNGHEDRKFKFHCCEIQEMDLSECYYTNPNPFDATFTTTVPENLVFRGVTSSHNNHHEDREFSWEVCRLKNRYE, encoded by the exons ATGGAAATACTGATTcctctttttattataatatttacgCTGCATTCAGCCAATGGTTATAACTGGGCAAATACGTACGACAAACCATTTGAATTTGTATGTCCAGCCGGAACAGCTATCTCTGAAATACACAGTGAACACGACAATCATCACGAGGACCGTATATTTGCATTCCAGTGTCGAGTAACGGAAATAAAACAGCACACTTTGTGTCATTGGTCTT cgtACGCCAACGACTTCGACCAGTTTTTCAGTTACCAGTGTGCCAATCATGGATTTATCACAGGCATACAGAGTTACCATGACAATGGTCATGAAGACAGAAAATTCAAATTCCATTGTTGCGAAATCCAAG AAATGGATCTTTCTGAATGCTACTACACCAATCCAAACCCTTTTGATGCTACGTTTACGACAACAGTTCCAGAGAATTTAGTTTTCCGTGGTGTAACAAGTTCACACAACAATCACCATGA